The Candidatus Poribacteria bacterium genomic sequence GACTTGGATATGTCCACATCCGTGAGATGTCTTATGAAGCGTACCTTCAGTTCATCGCTGACCTTGATACCGAAACCCACGACAGAGAAGGGGTGGTGCTCGATGTCCGATTTAACCCCGGTGGACATATCGCGCCTTTTATCCTCGATGTGTTGCACCGCAGAGCCTATACCCAATCGAATTATCGTGGTTTGATCAGTACAACAGACACCAACCTCGCAGGCAATCGCATCTTGGAACAGCCTGTTATCCTGATCACCAATGAACACTCCGGGAGCAATGCAGAGATGTTCAGCGAGGGGTTCCGACAATTGGGACTTGGTAAGGTGGTTGGTATGCCCACAGCCGGTGCGGTCATCTGGACTTGGGGTTGGGGGTTACTTGATGGTACAGTCTTCCGTTTACCCCGGTTAAGGGTCACAACCTTGGAAGGTGAAAATACGGAAGGCACCGCCCGTCCGGTTGACCTCCAAGTTGACCGCGCACTTGGAGAAGCTGCGCAGGGGATAGACAGTCAACTTGATGTTGCTGTTGAGCAATTGTTAGCGCAGATCGATGAAGAGGGTGAGGACACGTAGGGCATGCTCCAATGCTGTTGATCCGTCTAGGCAACGCGAATCTACATTCCCTACTGGGCATGTTATCCTATACGAACGTCCTCCGAATAAGTTCGATTGCAAACCCAACTACCGCGACAACAAGAACAACCCGAATCCATTTATCCCCTTTCTCGACCGCCCAATGACTGCCAATCCACGCACCCGTGGCATTTCCGACAGCAAGAGTTAATCCAAGGCGCAAATCAACGTGTTTATAGAAAGCAATTAGTGCGATGATGGTGTAAAAGAATATTACAAAAACCTTGATTGCATTGGTGCGAACCAGATCGAAGCCGTTTGTGAGCGTCAAGGATGCAATGATGATGAATCCCACTCCTGCCTGAATAAATCCACCGTAAACCCCCACGAAAAAGAAAACAATCATTCCGATAATTTTACGGAATACGCTGAGGTTCGCAGTTTCACTTTCCCATTTCTTAGTTGGATTAAAAAGGGTCACAATTAGCACGGCAATCATGATGCCAGCGAGAACGCGGTTGAAGATAACGTCATCCGTTTCAACAGCAATCCGTGCACCGAACCATGCTCCGATAAGCGCGGGCAGGGTAAGGAGCACACTATAACCAAAATTAGAAACGCCTTTGCGGCGGAACCCCATAATTGCGCTGGCATTCTGGACGAACACTGCGACTCTGTTGGTGCCATTTGCTGCTGTCGCTGGGGGCAGACCGAGGAAAATTAGAACAGGGAGAGTGAGTAGTGAGCCGCCGCCGGCAACGGTGTTGAGGAAGCCAGCGAAGACACCGGTAACGAGAATTAACGGGATTTCCCAAAGATTTTCCATGTATTGTGTTTTTGCAACTCCTCTTTGGTTGGATTGAAAGACCACAGTCACGATGGTCACGATTATATCAGTTTTCATATAGTTGATCCAGCGAAAAATTGAGAACTTTCAACAAAAATTGCATAGGTTGACTTATCTAGAGATGGTGTGTTAAATTAAAAGTGCCTATTTTGGATTCACCCACTCGGGGTGAGTGGAATAGAACTCCCTTACTCAACGAATTCTTCGCTAATCCGTTGTTTTTAGAACAGGAGGAGAGAAATATGTTAGCCGTTAAAGCACTGGGCCATGTGGGAATCTACTGTACTGATCTGCAACGGTCCAAAGATTTTTACACCCGCATCTTAGGACTTACAGTTACCGACGAAGACCCTGATGGTAACATCACCTTTCTTAGTGCACAGCCGGACGAGGAACACCATGAAGTCGCCCTCTGTCCGGGCAGGGACGTACCAGCGGGGGCAAAGGTTATTCAACAGGTGTCTTTCATCGTGGAAGATTTACCAACCCTGAAGCAATTTTATCATCGACTGAAACAGGAGGGAGTGCGTTTCCGCAGTATCGTCAGCCACGGTATCGCCCTTGCTATTTACTGCTACGATCATGCGAAGACACCGTACAAGGTAGCGCAACCGCTCTCTGAACCGGTCGATTTGGAGCTATCGGACGAGGAATTGCTCGCCATCGCTGAAGGGGGCGCATAGTCATAAGATCGCTACAACAAGGAGAGGGTTATGAGCTTAAAATATTCGTCCACAATTGCAGGTATTGTACAAAAACTAGAAACCCGAGATCCGCTGCCACCGCTCGCTCCAAGCGAAGAGTGGGACAGCGAACTCACCCATCGAATTGAGAGCCTATCGCTAGAAACGCTCTTTGATGGACAATCAATTAAGGATTCAACGATGGGATACGCTATGCAGAGCGGGTTGCTGCTCTGGAACGATGCGCTTGATGCGTCGCACACAATCTCGCAGGGTATCGAAAGTGGAACGGGCAGCTATTGGCACGGCATTATGCACCGCCGCGAGCCAGACTATAGCAACGCAAAGTACTGGTTTAGGCGCGTTGGGGGTCATCCCACCTTTCCTGTACTCCGGGAACGAGCGTTAGTGCTGCTTCAATCAGGTTCAACGGAATCGGACTCGCTCGCGGATTATGCCAAGGCGATTCGGGAAACAGAAGACTGGGACGCCTTTCGATTCGTTGACTGGTGTCAGGCTGCGGCTGGGGATGGGTCAACGCCGGAACCAGTAAAAGTGTTTTTACAAGCTGTACAAGTTGAAGAGATTAAACTATTGATAAATTATTCCTATCAGCAAGCGCTCACTCAATAAAAGTGACGCAGCTGCGCTGTGTCATCGGAACCGAGTGGACGTTCCTAATAAAATCGAACAGGAGGTATTATCATGCGTTCTCACAATGACTTCCGGCACTACTCCTTACTCATCGTGGTCGGTTACCTACTCGCGACGTTTTGCATCTCTTCCGTTGATGCGGCTTCGATCAAAACCGGTTACAAATATCAAGAGATCAAGCGACTCCATAAAATGGCCCTCCAAGACAGTGAACCGGCAGGACTCAATATGCTGATTCAGAAATCGCGTGCGTTTATCGCGGAGCATCCGAAATACAAACGGATTGATCAGGTCTACTACATCTTTGGCAACGCGCTGACCAAAGCAGGAAATGCTGAGGAGGCGGTTAAGGCTTATCAGCAACTTGTGGAAAATTATCCAAAAGCCACTTATTTCGCGCCTGCTCTGCTGGAGATGGGATTGGCTTACGACAAGCTCGGTCAGCACGACAAAGCGGATGCGGCGTATCATCAATTGGTTGAACACCCAAAATACGGTTCGCACGGGTCTGCGAAGACCGCGAAGCGGTTGCTAACACTAGAAAAGGAGAACCGTACCGGCGAGATTCCCGCCAGAGCTCCACGCATAGGTCAACCGGATGCGCTGGTCGGCAAAAAAGCAATTGATTTCAATGTGAAAGACCTTGACGGCAATGATCTGTCGCTGGAGCAATATCGCGGCAATGTAATTCTGCTTGACTTCTGGGCGGTCTGGTGCGGACCGTGCATCGCTGAAATGCCTAACGTAAAGCAGGTATACGAGAAATATAAGGATGACAATTTCCAAATCATTGGCATTAGCCTTGATGACAGTCGGGCTGCACTGGTGGGCTACCTAGAAAAGGAGGGAATTACCTGGCCCCAGGTTTTTGATGGAAACGGTTGGCAG encodes the following:
- a CDS encoding sulfite exporter TauE/SafE family protein — protein: MENLWEIPLILVTGVFAGFLNTVAGGGSLLTLPVLIFLGLPPATAANGTNRVAVFVQNASAIMGFRRKGVSNFGYSVLLTLPALIGAWFGARIAVETDDVIFNRVLAGIMIAVLIVTLFNPTKKWESETANLSVFRKIIGMIVFFFVGVYGGFIQAGVGFIIIASLTLTNGFDLVRTNAIKVFVIFFYTIIALIAFYKHVDLRLGLTLAVGNATGAWIGSHWAVEKGDKWIRVVLVVAVVGFAIELIRRTFV
- a CDS encoding VOC family protein; the protein is MLAVKALGHVGIYCTDLQRSKDFYTRILGLTVTDEDPDGNITFLSAQPDEEHHEVALCPGRDVPAGAKVIQQVSFIVEDLPTLKQFYHRLKQEGVRFRSIVSHGIALAIYCYDHAKTPYKVAQPLSEPVDLELSDEELLAIAEGGA
- a CDS encoding redoxin domain-containing protein gives rise to the protein MRSHNDFRHYSLLIVVGYLLATFCISSVDAASIKTGYKYQEIKRLHKMALQDSEPAGLNMLIQKSRAFIAEHPKYKRIDQVYYIFGNALTKAGNAEEAVKAYQQLVENYPKATYFAPALLEMGLAYDKLGQHDKADAAYHQLVEHPKYGSHGSAKTAKRLLTLEKENRTGEIPARAPRIGQPDALVGKKAIDFNVKDLDGNDLSLEQYRGNVILLDFWAVWCGPCIAEMPNVKQVYEKYKDDNFQIIGISLDDSRAALVGYLEKEGITWPQVFDGNGWQNQVAKMYGIRAIPQMYLIDGEGVVRKSDVRGHALEPAVAELVRENNAKLQGDKPAGK